The Solanum lycopersicum chromosome 2, SLM_r2.1 DNA window GGCTTGGAATTGGATATAATGACTTTTCTGGTCCTTTTCCAAAGTCGTTTGGTAATCTAAGACGTTTAGAGTACCTCAACGTGAACAGAAATCATTTCACAAGAGAGCCTTCATCTCCAAGATTGACTTTCTTTGATTCCTTGACAAATTGCAGACATTTGAGACAACTCTGGATAGGTTATAATCCACTCAATGGATATCTTCCGCCTTCTGTTGGAAATCTCTCAAGTTCTCTTGACTACATTTATGCTGCTAATAGTGAAATCAGAGGCTACATTCCCAGTGAAATAGGAAATTTAAGTGGTTTGTCTTTCTTGTTTCTTCAAGGCAATCACTTGAGTGGATTCATTCCAAGAACAATAGGAAATTCAAAGAACTTTCAAGCACTGAATTTGTATGACAACAAAATGATAAGTGGACCTATCCCTGAGGAACTCTGCAATTTAAAGAAATTAGGATTCTTGAGCTTGGGAAATAATGAGCTTTGCTGCTCTATACCAGCATGTTTAGGGAACATTACATCTCTTAGATACATTTACCTAGGTTCCAACAAATTGACTTTTAGCATACCTCCCAGCCTGTGGAACCTCAATGATCTCTTGCATCTTGATGTATCGTCAAATTCCTTGAAAAGCTCTCTACCTCCAGAAATTGGAAATCTGAAAGTCGCAACATTGCTGAATATATCGAAAAATCAAATCTCGGGAAGTATACCAAGCACAATTGGAGGCATGCAAAATATGGCTGAACTTTCTTTTGCAGAAAATAGACTAGAAGGGCCAATTCCAGAGTCAATGGGGAACATGGTTGCCTTGGAATCGTTAGACTTGTCTAATAACAAACTCTCTGGTGGCATTCCCAAAACATTGGTGGCTCTTTCACATCTCAACTACCTTAATGTATCTAACAACAGATTGAGTGGTGAAATTCCAATTGGAGGTCCTTTCCTGAACTTCTCTTATGATTCATTCCTTTCAAATGAGGCATTATGTGGCCCTGCTAGGTTGCAGATACCAGCATGTAGGTCTAATTCTCCTAgtaggaaaagaaaaaagaaggtgCTTCTTATTCTGTTGATCTTGTTGGTGGCTTCTTCAGTCATAATGCTCACAGTCATGCTCACCATCTTTTTGGTGATTAGAAGTCGAAAGAAGGAGACAACTGTTGCTACTCATCAGGCGGATGCTTCTCCAGCCACAGTACATGGAAGAGTTTCATACCATGACCTTCAACAAGCAACTGACAGATTCAGTACAAGCAACTTGCTTGGCTCTGGAAGTTATGGTTCTGTTTACAAAGCAACATTTGGGAGTACTATAGTGGCTGTTAAGGTATTCAACTTGCAAACAGAAGGGGCATTCAAGAGTTTTGACACAGAATGTGAAGTCTTACGCAACCTTCGTCATAGAAATCTGACCAAAGTCATCAATAGTTGCTCCAGCGTTGATTTCAAAGCCTTAGTATTAGAGTACATGCCTAAGGGAAGCCTGAATAATTGGCTTCATTCCGGAACTTGTTCCTTAGATATCATGCAGAGAGTAGACATAATGATTGATGTGGGATCAGCATTAGACTATCTTCATCAAGGCTATTTTGTGCCAGTCGTTCACTGTGATCTAAAGCCTAGCAATGTCTTGCTCGACGAAGATATGGTTGCACATGTGAGTGACTTTGGCCTGGCAAAGCTACTAGGGGTTGGAGAAAGTATTGTACAAACCAAAACCCTTGCAACCATTGGATACATTGCACCAGGTAACAATcatatcaacatgcttcatttctccttcaaatttaatttcaatcatttgaaAGATACCATATTCTCttgatattttgttttatttcaatgTAGAGTTTGGATTGGAAGGACTGGTATCTACAAGGTGCGACATTTACAGCTACGGTATCATGTTGATGGAAACCTTTACAAGAAAGAAGCCAACAGATGAAATGTTTGCTGAAAATTCAAGCCTGAGGGAGTGGATAAGACAATCATGGCCACTCGCAATGGACAAGATAATAGACCCCGAGCTTATTATACCAGAGGAGAAGAACAAAACAGGAAAGATGCAGTGCTCATCATCCATCATGGAATTAGCTCTGAGGTGCACTGCAGACTTGCCAGAGGAAAGAATGAACATCAAACATGTTCTTGCTCAACTGAAGAACATCAGAACTATGTTGAAAATGTAATAAATCACTAAAGGATTGAGAAAGatgattgtatatttttatattactgTTAAGTTGTTGAATTGAACTTCTCATGAACATATGAAGTCTTGAAGGCCTCAATATCTTACTTTAGAAAGTTCATCTCTTGCTAAACCATTCGTTAGTGCAGAAAAATAATTGTTGTGCAGCCAACTTACACACACGTCAACTATCTCAACTGCTACCTCTCACCAACACAAGCAAAGAGTAACTTTGTCCTCTAATACTTAAAATGGAAGAAATCACCTACTCCGTTCTTCCATTTGTTAGTCTTGTTTTGACTTGACAAAGAgtgtaaaaaagtaaaaaaaaaacaaaatgttttAAGCTTGTGGTTgaaatttgttgaatgccttgaatcggacccgctacaaacagaaaggacgggggtctcgctgcccggtcagcgagtcggggggtccaggggggcgacgcgccccctggcctgggggtccgggggggcggagacgcccccgggccgacggtatacaatgttgttgtattgggcccttaattttctgttgattctgtatgttgggcccaagcctgttagggcgtagcttagcactatatatagacgctatgggaaaccctattctgtaattctgtttttgcctctccataataaaactgctccctctcttcccgtggacgtagccaatttgttggtgaaccacgtaaatctgttgtcttatttttcgcgtttatattttctcgtattatctcaaattccgcacaacaaattggtatcagagcctctcggttaatcggtgttcttggagaattcgagatgtctgctttgaacgtgaaaatcgacaaattcacagggaggaacagtttcagtttatggcagatcaagatgcgggccttgttgaaacagcaaggcttctgggcgccgttgtcgaaagacaagaacgccgtcgttactcctgagatggcgattctggaggaaaaggcgcactcgacgatcatgctgtgtctcgcggatgacgtcatcacggaggtctcggatgaagagactgctgctggtctgtggttgaagctggagagtttgtacatgacaaaatctctaaccaacaagctgcttctgaaacaacgtctattcggtttacgaatggctgaaggtacacaactcagggaacacttagagcaattgaatactttgttattagaattgcgtaatatcgatgtgaagatcgaggatgaagatgctgccctgattctgttagtatctctcccaatgtcgtttgagaattttgttcaatcgttcattgttgggaaagatactgtgtcactggaagaagtcagatcagcccttcatagcagggaattacggcataaggctaacggcacaagtacggacatacagccttccggtctgttcaccagtagcagaaagggaaggaaaaacggcggaaagaaaaataagccgatgtcgaagggtgcaaagccggatgatgtttgtaattactgcaaggagaagggacattggaaatttgattgtccgaagaagaagaagcaatcggaaaaacaatcagtgtctgctgctgttgctgaagaagacaccaattctgaagaagatattgccctagttgcggatgagcacactcatcattcagatgtgtgggttcttgattctggggcatcctatcacatctgtcctaggagagagtggttcacgacttatgagcaggtagacggaggcagcatctcgatggccaacagttctgtctgcaaggtggttgggacaggctcgatcaagataaggacacatgacggtagcttctgcacattgaacgaggtcaggcacgttccattgatgacgaaaaatctgatatctctcagtcttttggacagcaagggattcagctggtcgggaaaagatggagtcttgcgggtctggaagggttcaaatttgattctgaaaggtgtcatgcgtggtactttgtattttctacaaggttccacggttacaggttcagcccatgttgcatcgtcagaatttcaccagaaggatatgactaagttatggcacataagacttggtcatatgggtgaaagagggatgcaaattctgtcaaaggaggatttacttgctggtcataaggttaagagcctagagttttgtgaacattgtgtttttggaaaactacatcgcaacaagtttccaaaggccattcatagaacaaaaggcacacttgattatatccattctgattgctggggtccatgccgtgttgagtctttgggaggctgcagattttttgtgtccattattgatgactactcaaggatgacttgggtgtacatgatgaagcataaaagtgaagccttccagaagttcaaggagtggaaaattttgatggaaaatcaaacagggaagaagatcaagaggttgcgaactgataatgggctggaattctgt harbors:
- the LOC104645856 gene encoding probable LRR receptor-like serine/threonine-protein kinase At3g47570 → MCNVVYTLVFTGTNILYSNMYTTMMRKINFLFPLLVSIWHHLLILSATAEVNLKTDEASLLALKSYVTSDTYNILSSNWTSTTSVCNWIGVTCGSRHQRVITLDISDMGLVGTIPPHLGNLSFLVSLDISSNSFQGILPRELANLHRLEFINVTSNKFTGDIPSWFSLLPELQHLHLAFNSFTGIIPPDICNASKLESLVLGFNQLQGEIPNEIGNLQNLTWLSLGSNQLTGSVPLSLYNISSLQRLVLTKNRLSGNLPVDICSSLPQLLVLAVSDNEFDGQIPLGIDKCSKLQILSLSFNKFSGLIPKQIGNLNMLSILYLGRNDLKGEIPEEIGNLRNLEILDAQNCSLSGPLPSSISNLTSLQSLNLYGNNLSGTLSRDICLNMPYLRAFDLGNNLFSGSIPKEFGNCSSLSDLFLRENNLTGELPREIGNLFNLGRLDLHYNFLTGPIPSTIFNMSNIRGISFLGNFFTGTLPSDIGLGLPNLEELYLGYNNLTGAIPNSLSNASNIFWLGIGYNDFSGPFPKSFGNLRRLEYLNVNRNHFTREPSSPRLTFFDSLTNCRHLRQLWIGYNPLNGYLPPSVGNLSSSLDYIYAANSEIRGYIPSEIGNLSGLSFLFLQGNHLSGFIPRTIGNSKNFQALNLYDNKMISGPIPEELCNLKKLGFLSLGNNELCCSIPACLGNITSLRYIYLGSNKLTFSIPPSLWNLNDLLHLDVSSNSLKSSLPPEIGNLKVATLLNISKNQISGSIPSTIGGMQNMAELSFAENRLEGPIPESMGNMVALESLDLSNNKLSGGIPKTLVALSHLNYLNVSNNRLSGEIPIGGPFLNFSYDSFLSNEALCGPARLQIPACRSNSPSRKRKKKVLLILLILLVASSVIMLTVMLTIFLVIRSRKKETTVATHQADASPATVHGRVSYHDLQQATDRFSTSNLLGSGSYGSVYKATFGSTIVAVKVFNLQTEGAFKSFDTECEVLRNLRHRNLTKVINSCSSVDFKALVLEYMPKGSLNNWLHSGTCSLDIMQRVDIMIDVGSALDYLHQGYFVPVVHCDLKPSNVLLDEDMVAHVSDFGLAKLLGVGESIVQTKTLATIGYIAPEFGLEGLVSTRCDIYSYGIMLMETFTRKKPTDEMFAENSSLREWIRQSWPLAMDKIIDPELIIPEEKNKTGKMQCSSSIMELALRCTADLPEERMNIKHVLAQLKNIRTMLKM